Proteins co-encoded in one Aspergillus flavus chromosome 2, complete sequence genomic window:
- a CDS encoding C6 transcription factor NosA, producing the protein MPLTSRKKTSSIKPANKAATDSAQSSSSEGPSTGTTGKTNNKSHKRSRSGCFTCRLRRKKCDEQHPSCGACINLCVKCEYKRPIWWGNPEHRRVQKERIKNKIKQTKMNERNGTLTVDQSGRSRSLAVTSPTTPEIEFNRPVFAEQQDIFASHLPTPAMTQPIYEPHPGFEIDVKTERHTFVNDVPLRHDSMSSTFSTFAPPQLNAPLPTFPQEEWFPDEYFPQAPALPGIDPALCDQRIQQTYAILQSNIPVSDHDRPLLDHFINNVLRIIFPVLEAHQRGHLRAQAILQALETNKTYLHCCLSVAAIHLKTTEGLVGEQIDHDIMRHRFEAVSQLCLALGEDTKHEEILDATLAMIFFHCSVGPADDYLPDIPWYDHFQAASNLVSRLGLSTTIPPCGNPYMLPPFSMTLTSWIDILGSAMHGRTPEFAHTYRSKHLSGTSLGLRELMGCDDRVMYLISEIACLDALKKEGRVDAMAVCSHVSALGRQLEFTEPADQTLESPYTPTGVLRPDILTKNMTAVFRIAARIYLCSLVPGFDRSQPSNINLVQAVANTLQYIPAGQDGYDRSLVWPLLVTGAFSQPNSQFRTILADRCANLGHHADLGSFGRMYRVLQEVWRATDDPIDTFCQVEDTPVEASPSSSSQPIKLEAPESPEQIGADWALKDTKRPQIHWREVLQQNGWNYLLI; encoded by the exons ATGCCGTTGacatcgaggaagaagacctcTTCGATTAAACCGGCTAACAAAGCCGCCACAGACTCCGCTCAGTCCTCCTCCAGCGAAGGCCCTTCCACAGGGACCACGGGAAAGACAAACAACAAGTCGCACAAGAGATCTCGCTCTG GCTGTTTTACCTGCCGCCTCCGCCGAAAGAAGTGTGATGAGCAACATCCATCCTGTGGTGCCTGCATTAACCTTTGTGTGAAATGCGAGTATAAGCGCCCTATTTGGTGGGGTAACCCAGAGCACAGACGAGTGCAGAAGGAGcgcatcaagaacaagattAAGCAGACGAAGATGAATGAACGCAATGGAACCCTTACTG TAGATCAATCTggccgcagccgcagcttGGCTGTGACATCGCCGACAACTCCTGAAATTGAATTTAACCGTCCCGTCTTTGCGGAACAACAGGACATCTTCGCTTCTCATCTGCCAACACCAGCCATGACCCAGCCCATATACGAACCCCACCCAGGATTCGAGATTGACGTCAAGACAGAAAGACATACATTTGTCAATGATGTTCCTCTGCGACATGACTCCATGAGCTCAACGTTCAGTACCTTTGCTCCACCCCAATTAAACGCACCGCTACCAACGTTCCCCCAAGAAGAGTGGTTTCCCGACGAGTACTTCCCACAGGCCCCGGCACTCCCTGGTATCGACCCGGCACTTTGTGACCAGAGAATTCAGCAGACCTACGCCATCTTGCAGTCGAATATCCCTGTAAGCGACCACGACCGTCCTCTGCTCGACCATTTCATCAACAACGTCTTGCGCATTATTTTTCCCGTATTAGAGGCACATCAGCGCGGGCACTTACGAGCACAAGCTATCCTGCAAGCCTTGGAGACCAACAAAACCTATCTTCACTGCTGCCTCAGTGTGGCCGCTATCCATCTCAAAACAACGGAAGGGTTAGTTGGGGAACAGATCGACCACGACATCATGCGACACCGCTTTGAAGCTGTTTCCCAATTGTGTCTTGCGCTGGGTGAAGACACCAAGCACGAGGAGATCCTGGATGCGACATTAGccatgatcttcttccattgctCTGTGGGTCCTGCGGATGACTACCTTCCGGATATCCCCTGGTACGATCACTTCCAAGCGGCTTCGAACTTGGTGAGCCGGCTCGGTCTTTCGACTACAATCCCCCCATGTGGTAACCCATACATGCTTCCCCCCTTCAGCATGACACTGACATCGTGgattgatattcttggcTCCGCTATGCATGGCAGAACTCCCGAGTTTGCTCACACTTACCGCTCCAAGCACTTGAGTGGCACGTCTTTGGGATTACGGGAGCTGATGGGTTGCGACGACCGTGTGATGTACCTGATCTCCGAGATCGCGTGCCTCGATgcgctgaagaaggaaggcCGAGTTGATGCAATGGCGGTTTGCTCCCACGTTTCGGCCTTGGGAAGACAATTGGAATTTACCGAACCCGCGGACCAGACGCTCGAGAGCCCCTATACCCCGACCGGAGTCCTTCGCCCCGACATCTTGACCAAGAACATGACGGCAGTCTTCCGAATCGCAGCGCGAATTTACCTATGCAGTCTGGTTCCTGGATTCGACCGAAGCCAGCCAAGCAATATAAATCTAGTCCAGGCAGTTGCGAACACCCTGCAGTATATCCCGGCTGGTCAGGATGGATACGATCGCTCTCTAGTATGGCCTCTCCTGGTCACCGGGGCTTTTTCCCAACCAAACAGCCAATTTAGGACTATTCTGGCTGACCGGTGTGCTAACCTGGGACACCATGCCGACCTTGGAAGCTTTGGTCGTATGTACCGTGTATTGCAGGAAGTGTGGAGAGCTACCGATGACCCTATCGACACCTTTTGCCAAGTGGAAGATACCCCTGTGGAAGCTTCTCCATCGAGCTCCAGCCAGCCCATCAAGCTTGAGGCACCCGAGTCCCCCGAACAGATCGGTGCCGACTGGGCTTTAAAAGACACCAAGAGACCACAAATTCATTGGCGCGAAGTCTTGCAGCAAAATGGGTGGAACTACCTTCTGATTTAA
- a CDS encoding mitochondrial 54S ribosomal protein bL12m has translation MSISSQVAARCCRQIVRPSAASLRLSSSTYLSQRTRRWQSTEAEAAAPVNPKISQIVDQISTLTLLETADLVATLKTRLNIPDLPVGGFAMAGGAAPAAAPAEEEEAAPAAQEKTLFNLKLESIDAASKAKVIKEIKSLLGLSLVDSKKFVESVPKVLKESVPKEDAEKIIETLKAVGAKAIME, from the exons ATGTCAATTTCTTCGCAGGTCGCCGCTCGCTGCTGCAGGCAGATCGTCCGCCCATCCGCCGCTTCTTTGCGCCTCTCTTCCTCGACATACCTGTCTCAGCGGACACGGAGATGGCAGTCCACCGAGGCGGAGGCTGCTGCCCCTGTCAACCCCAAGATCAGCCAGATTGTTGACCAGATCAGCACATTGACGCTGCTGGAGACCGCCGACCTCGTGGCCACCCTCAAG ACCCGCCTCAACATCCCCGACCTCCCCGTTGGCGGTTTCGCCATGGCCGGCGGTGCTGCTCCCGCCGCTGCTCCcgccgaggaggaagaggctgctCCTGCCGCCCAGGAGAAGACCCTCTTCAACCTGAAACTCGAGTCCATTGACGCCGCCTCCAAGGCCAAGGTCATCAAGGAGATCAAGTCCCTCCTCGGCCTCTCCCTGGTTGACAGCAAGAAGTTCGTCGAATCTGTGCCCAAGGTCCTCAAGGAGTCCGTGCCCAAGGAGGACGccgagaagatcatcgagaCGCTCAAGGCCGTCGGTGCCAAGGCCATCATGGAGTAA
- a CDS encoding putative aminotriazole resistance protein, which produces MSQTAVLTQTAASPPDVHDSPHFLVQSQLDHDSRRGPGSQSSLSREYGSSEDIDDDQRTNLSRTRAVILITILTGITHLPSSVYSLANGCCLLLAGSLADFMGNRMINLIGCFLLGTFTLACGVAQNGIQLILFRTFQGIATSMCLPTAFSILTDSMPVGKRRNIGFACLGLGQPFGFSVGLVFGGLFQETSLKWRFGYYLCAGVTMGLAVVNFFKLPKDSAREPFTFGRLRREIDWMGIFLSSSSLGMILMCLRWMNWREKIGKPALIPNSLWQNTAFSSICIMVLFSWAVLNGMETILSLFFQEVQDLPAIQAALRFLPSIISGITLNLGTGLLVHRLHANYLVLVASVLSAGSPLLMAIIDPEWSWWYCAFWAMLLGPLSADVIFTVANLIITEAFTPKTQGLAGAVFNVVAQFGTSIGLTIFAIISAGVTQGSLYENKKSPEALMLGYRAVFWTCFGLMMAVCCFGAWGLRKVGKVGLKRE; this is translated from the exons ATGTCTCAAACAGCGGTCCTCACCCAAACCGCAGCGTCGCCCCCGGATGTCCATGACTCACCGCATTTTCTAGTTCAGTCTCAGCTAGATCATGACTCTCGTCGAGGGCCCGGGTCCCAGAGCTCATTATCTCGTGAATATGGCTCTTCTGAGGATATCGATGATGACCAGCGCACAAATTTGTCCCGGACCCGTGCGGTCATCCTGATTACGATCTTGACGGGCATCACACATTT GCCGTCATCTGTCTACTC ACTTGCCAATGGAtgctgccttcttctcgcgGGATCCTTGGCCGATTTCATGGGCAACCGAATGATCAATCTAATTGGATGTTTCTTACTGGGAACCTTCACTCTGGCTTGCGGTGTAGCTCAAAACGGTATACAGCTGATTCTGTTCCGCACTTTTCAAGGCATCGCAACCTCTATGTGCCTGCCTACGGCATTTAGTATATTGACCGACTCCATGCCAGTGGGTAAACGACGAAATATCGGATTTGCCTGCCTTGGGCTGGGACAGCCGTTTGGTTTCTCAGTAGGATTGGTTTTTGGTGGGCTTTTCCAAGAAACTTCTCTCAAGTGGAGATTTGGGTATTACCTCTGCGCTGGTGTCACCATGGGCTTGGCCGTGGTGAACTTTTTCAAATTGCCGAAAGATTCCGCGAGAGAACCGTTCACGTTTGGAAGACTTCGCCGCGAGATTGATTGGATGGGAATCTTCCtgtccagttcttccttgGGAATGATTCTTATGTGTTTGC GTTGGATGAATTGGCGCGAGAAGATCGGAAAGCCGGCTTTAATCCCGAATTCGCTTTGGCAAAATACCGCATTCAGCTCTATCTGTATCATGGTTCTGTTCTCATGGGCTGTGCTAAACGGCATGGAGACTATTCTCAGTCTATT CTTTCAAGAAGTTCAAGACCTGCCTGCCATTCAAGCGGCCCTTCGATTCCTCCCCAGCATTATAAGCGGCATCACCCTCAATCTTGGAACTGGTTTACTGGTGCATCGTCTTCATGCGAATTACCTAGTGCTAGTCGCCTCAGTTCTCAGTGCAGGATCCCCACTTCTAATGGCCATCATTGACCCCGAGTGGTCTTGGTGGTATTGTGCCTTTTGGGCTATGCTGCTGGGACCCCTCTCGGCAGACG TCATCTTTACTGTGGCAAATTTAATTATTACGGAAGCCTTCACGCCCAAAACCCAGGGCCTGGCTGGCGCGGTCTTCAACGTTGTTGCTCAGTTTGGAACCTCCATTGGACTTACCATTTTTGCCATCATCTCTGCTGGTGTGACACAAGGTTCTTTATATGAAAACAAAAAGTCACCCGAAGCGCTCATGTTGGGCTACCGCGCTGTATTCTGGACTTGTTTCGGATTGATGATGGCTGTATGTTGCTTTGGCGCCTGGGGACTACGCAAAGTTGGGAAGGTTGGTTTGAAGAGGGAGTGA
- a CDS encoding peptidase encodes MLRLPMRHTIFRSFSRLSPVSSPSSLRRIPPSTSNPTLLPLPRSISTCLLPRSRSAHSIPFSHTFPRPSSSFRSRPFSSSAKRGYQYGGNQYRRFNDPRREPLFIRLVKDAKPHHFVIIGLGISGLYIYNSDTVEMTGRRRFNCVSAQRELEMGRQSYQEVLNENRGRILPEYHPLTMQVNRVLQRLIPQAPIEGADWKVHVIKDDNMLNAFVLPGGKVFVYTGILPICKDEDGLAAVLGHEIAHVVAHHPAERMSNSFITLGAAFLVSMLFDISGQLPSLLMNLAYSLPNSRTQEAEADEIGLMMMSKACFNHEAAVELWARMQEAEKGAPPQFLSTHPSSYNRMEAIRGWSIKAEAAYEDSGCHAIGGFMPGFRQAAYHDRW; translated from the exons ATGTTACGCCTACCAATGAGACATACAATTTTCCGCAGCTTCTCCCGGTTATCGCCCGTGTCATCTCCCTCGTCCCTCCGTCGCATTCCTCCCTCTACCTCCAACCCCACGctgctccctctccctcgaTCCATCTCGACATGCCTCTTGCCCCGTAGCCGCTCCGCTCATTCGATACCCTTCTCTCATACCTTCCCACGCCCCTCCAGTTCGTTCCGCAGCCGACCATTTTCTAGCTCCGCAAAGCGAGGGTACCAGTATGGAGGGAACCAGTATAGAAGATTCAATGACCCGAGACGCGAGCCGCTCTTCATCCGCTTGGTGAAGGATGCTAAACCACACCACTTTGTCATAATAGGGCTGGGAATTAGTGGGCTCTACATATATAATAGCGACACGGTAGAG ATGACTGGACGCCGACGGTTCAACTGCGTCTCCGCGCAACGGGAACTTGAGATGGGTAGACAGAGCTATCAGGAAGTCCTGAACGAAAACCGGGGACGCATTCTTCCCGAGTACCATCCGCTTACCATGCAGGTGAACCGCGTTTTGCAGCGCTTGATTCCGCAGGCGCCGATTGAAGGCGCAGACTGGAAGGTCCATGTTATAAAAGACGATAACATGCTTAACGCCTTTGTTCTTCCTGG CGGCAAGGTGTTTGTCTACACCGGTATCCTGCCTATATGTAAAGACGAGGATGGCTTAGCAGCCGTGCTAGGGCATGAGATTGCGCATGTGGTGGCCCATCATCCGGCGGAGCGCATGAGCAACAGCTTTATCACTTTGGGAGCTGCCTTTCTTGTCTCAATGTTGTTTGACATCTCTGGACAGCTTCCTTCATTGCTTATGAACCTTGCCTATAGCCTGCCAAACTCACGGACCCAGGAG GCTGAAGCGGATGAGATTGGGTTAA TGATGATGTCGAAAGCGTGTTTTAATCACGAGGCCGCAGTCGAATT GTGGGCACGCATGCAGGAAGCTGAGAAGGGAGCGCCACCACAATTCCTGTCAACACATCCCTCG AGCTATAACCGTATGGAGGCCATCCGTGGATG GTCAATTAAAGCTGAGGCAGCATATGAAGACAGTGGATGCCATGCCATCGGAGGTTTCA TGCCAGGATTCCGACAAGCCGCTTATCATGACCGCTGGTGA
- a CDS encoding putative t-complex protein 1 theta subunit, with protein sequence MSLSMPGPSQAGLFKPGYQSHDAEDGAVIRNIEACQAISGTVQTSLGPYGRNKIVINHLQKMVLTSDAATILRELDVVHPAAKLLVMASQQQDVEMGDGTNLVIILAGELLKKAEELLRLGLKTSDIVQGYEKAQNFALKVLEDLEVDRLQELRSKEELSKALRTVVASKQSGTEDILASLVAEAVLAVLPRNPVNFNVDNVRVVKIMGGSLEQSRVVKGMVLGREPDGTIKKATKAKVGVFSCPIDISQTETKGTVLLKTADEMLNFTKGEEERLETAIKELYDSGVRVVVAGSTVGDLAMHYLNRFNILVIKILSKFELRRLCRVVGATPLARLGAPMPDEMGSVDVVETTEIGGDRVTVFRQEEANAVTRTATIVLRGATQNHLDDVERAIDDGVNAVKAITKDPRLVPGAGATEIQLVEKISAFADRTPGLPQHAIRKYAEAFEVIPRTLAESAGLDATEVLSRLYTAHHRASTGAEASSEEGSGSSEDEEPYWTTGVDLESSTSAGTLDAVEEGILDLLASKSWAIRLASESARTVLSVDQIIVARQAGGPKPPGPNANWDED encoded by the exons ATGTCGTTGTCTATGCCTGGTCCCTCCCAGGCCGGGCTTTTCAAGCCTGGCTATCAGAG CCACGATGCCGAAGATGGCGCCGTTATTCGTAACATCGAAGCCTGCCAGGCTATCTCTGGAACCGTCCAAACGTCGCTTGGTCCTTATGGCCGCAACAAGATCGTCATCAACCACCTGCAGAAGATGGTCCTTACTTCCGATGCCGCTACCATTCTGCGCGAGCTGGATGTCGTACACCCTGCCGCTAAGCTACTTGTCATGGCCAGTCAGCAGCAAGATGTGGAGATGGGTGATGGTACCAACTTGGTCATCATTCTGGCCGGAGAActgttgaagaaggctgAGGAATTGCTCCGTTTGGGATTGAAGACGAGTGACATTGTCCAGGGCTATGAGAAGGCACAGAACTTTGCCCTCAAGGTGCTAGAAG ACCTCGAAGTCGATCGCCTGCAGGAACTTCGCTCCAAAGAAGAGCTCAGCAAGGCTCTTCGTACAGTCGTTGCCAGCAAGCAGTCCGGAACGGAGGATATCTTGGCCTCGTTGGTTGCGGAAGCCGTGCTCGCTGTCCTGCCTAGGAACCCCGTTAATTTCAACGTCGACAACGTTCGTGTAGTGAAGATCATGGGTGGTAGCTTGGAACAGTCTCGTGTGGTAAAGGGAATGGTCCTTGGCAGAGAACCTGATGGCACCATCAAGAAGGCTACCAAGGCTAAGGTCGGCGTGTTCAGCTGCCCCATCGACATTTCTCAGACCGAAACCAAGGGCACTGTGTTGTTGAAGACCGCGGATGAGATGCTCAACTTCACCAAGGGTGAGGAGGAACGCCTCGAGACGGCCATTAAGGAGCTCTATGACTCCGGTGTTCGCGTCGTTGTGGCCGGTTCCACCGTTGGTGACCTGGCCATGCACTACCTCAACCGCTTCAACATCCTTGTGATCAAAATCCTCTCCAAGTTCGAACTCCGCAGACTTTGCCGTGTCGTCGGCGCCACTCCTCTTGCTCGTCTAGGAGCCCCTATGCCCGACGAGATGGGCAGCGTCGATGTCGTTGAGACCACCGAAATCGGCGGTGATCGTGTGACCGTCTTCCGTCAGGAGGAGGCCAACGCCGTGACTCGCACAGCTACCATTGTTCTGCGTGGAGCGACACAAAACCACTTGGACGATGTCGAGCGTGCCATCGATGATGGTGTGAACGCCGTCAAGGCCATTACCAAGGACCCCCGTCTGGTTCCCGGCGCAGGCGCTACTGAAATCCAGCTCGTAGAGAAGATTTCTGCATTCGCCGATCGGACCCCCGGATTGCCTCAACATGCCATTCGTAAGTACGCTGAGGCTTTCGAGGTCATTCCCCGCACCCTTGCGGAGTCTGCTGGTCTCGATGCCACCGAGgttctttctcgtctttACACAGCCCACCACCGCGCCAGCACCGGTGCCGAAGCTTCGTCAGAAGAGGGGTCGGGTAGCTCCGAGGACGAGGAGCCATACTGGACGACCGGTGTTGATCTGGAATCGTCTACCTCAGCCGGTACCCTGGACGCCGTTGAGGAGGGTATTCTCGACCTGTTGGCTTCCAAGAGCTGGGCTATTCGCCTTGCCAGCGAGTCCGCGCGGACAGTCCTCAGCGTCGATCAGATCATCGTTGCTCGTCAAGCCGGTGGCCCCAAGCCACCAGGCCCCAACGCTAACTGGGATGAGGATTAA